Genomic segment of Ruegeria sp. TM1040:
GGGCGCGCGTTTTGGTTTGGCCAGAAGGGCCCGGAGGATGGATCGCCTCAGCCGTGGCGCCGCACGAGCACTGAGCCCACCGAGTAGCCCGCCCCAAAAGAGCAGATCAGGCCCGTGTCGCCCGCCTCGAGATCGTCCGAGAATTTTGAAAACGCAATGATCGAGCCGGCCGAAGAGGTGTTGGCATAGTCTTGCAGGATATTGGGCTGTTCTCCGGCCTCTGGCGTGCGACCCAGAACCTTTTTACCGATGAAATCATTCATCGTCTTGTTGGCCTGATGCAGCCAGAGCCGTTTAAGGTCGGCAGCGCCGACACCTTCAGCGGTCATATGATCGGTGATGTGCTGGCTGACCATTGGCAGCACTTCCTTGAACACCTTGCGACCGTTTTGCATGAACTGCATGTCACGACGGTCCGCAACGCCATCGGGGCGCGAGCGGCGCAGGTAGCCGTTGTTGTTGCGGATGTTGTTGGAGAACTCTGTGGCGCAACGGGTGGAGAGGATCTCGAAATGGGCGCTTGTGGCGTCTTCGCTGCGCTCGATCAAGGTGGCGGTCGCAACATCCCCAAAAATGAAGTGGCAATCGCGGTCGCGCCACTCTAGGTGGCCGGAACAGATTTCGGGATTGACCACAAGAGCTGCACGAATGGAACCCGAGCGGATCATGTCGGCGGCGGTCTGAATGCCAAAGGTGGCCGAGGAACAGGCAACGTTCATGTCAAAGGCAAAGCCCCGGATGCCGAGAAGCTGCTGGATCTCGATGGCCACCGCAGGATAGGCGCGCTCCATATTGGAGGCGGCACAGATTACCAGATCCACATCCTCAGCCGATTTTCCTGCCTGCGCGAGAGCCTGTCTGGCGGCATCAACCGCCATTTCGGCCATGATCCCGGGTTCGTCATCGCTGCGCTGGCGCAGGAGCGGGTGCATCACCTCCGGGTCGAGGACGCCGGATTTGTCCATGACAAAACGGCTCTCAATGCCTGAGGCCTTGAGGATGAACTCCTCGGATGAGTATTGCAGCGGCTCGCGCGCGCCCGAGGCGATCTCGTCGGCGTGTTTCTCATTCTGCAGGTCGACATAGGCGTTAAAGGCCTTGACCAGTTCTGCATTGGTGATGCGTTCGGACGGGGTGTACACCCCGGTGCCGGTAATTGCTGCTGTGTACATTGTAACGTCCCGGGTCGCAGGCCCATCCCTAGGGCCCTGTCTCAAGGTGGCGCATATAGGGCCCGTTTACCTCGCGAAGGTCAAGGGCAGTCGCAAGATCCCGGCTGCATGCCCTTGGGGCAGCGTCGTACTTTTTCACCTCTAGCCGCGGGGAAAGCGGGGGCATGTCTTTAAATACTTCATCAGGTGAACTAGTTTGGGGCGAGGAGTCGGGACATGACAGTCGACCATTCAGACATCTGGAAGCTTTACACGCCAGAAGTGCAGGCCATGATGGGGGTTTTTGCGCTTCACTGGCAGTTGGAGCAACGTCTGAACGATGTTTGTCACGAGGGGCAATTGGGCCGGTCGGAGCATCAATTGTTGCTTATTCTTGCGCAACCCCGTCGCATGGGGGAGCTTGCGCGGCTGACGCACAAGACGCCGTCTGCGATGACGGCTGCTGCGGCTGTCCTGGAACAGTCCAATCTGATCCGCCGGGTAAGGGACCCCGGGGACGGAAGAGCTTGGCTACTGGAGTTGACAGAAGAGGGGCGCAGGCGTCGGGCACAATTGGTCGATGCGGCATCCGGGATATTTTACGAAACGTCGGGCCTCACGCGGGAAGAAGCAGAAATCCTCGCCCGGCTCGCACAAAAAATTCACAATAAGGCCGTTCAGTCGGGCGCTGTGGCACCCTGTGAAGGAGATCAAACATGAAAATGACGTCAATCCGGGCGGTGATGCTTGGGGCGATTTTGGCGACCCCGATGGCGGCTGGCGTAGCCGCACAGGCGCAAGACGCAACGCCGGAACAGGTGCTTTTGAAACCTGTGAAGCTGATGACCGCCAATGGTGGCTCGGCGCCGCTGGAGCGGAGCTTTTTTGGCCAGGTAGCGGCCAAGGAAACCGTTGATCTGGCCTTTCAGGTGGGTGGGCAAGTGTTGAAGCTTCCGATTACCGAAGGCGACGAGATCCCCAAGGGCGGGCTGATCGCGCAGCTGGATCTGGAGACGTTTCAGCTTCAACTCGAGCAAGCGGTGCTGAATAAACAGCAAGCGGATCGCACCAAGGAACGCAACGCGCGCCTCGCGGGTACCGTGAGCCAGGTGGCGATTGAAGATGCCGAAACCGCCGCCGGGCTGGCAGAGGTGGCCTTGCGCACGGCGCAGACGAACCTCGATCATGCAACGCTCTATGCACCGTTTGATGCCCTGGTGGCGCGGCGCGAGGTGGCGCAGTTTTCTACTGTTTCTGCGGGGACGCCAATTGCGCGCCTGCATGATATGTCCGAATTGCACGTCGAAATCGACGTGCCAGAGCTTCTGTTCCAGAAGGCGAACGAGAGCGATGCGTTCGAAATCGTGGCCTCTTTCCCCGGAAGCAGCAAAGAATACCCGCTTCAGATCGTCGAATATGTCGCCGAAGCCTCTGCCGTGGGGCAGACCTACCGCGTGACCCTTTCGATGGAGCCGCCGGAAGATCGTCACATCCTGCCGGGGGCCTCGACCACCGTGAGCGTGCGCGTCTCGACCGGCCTGCATCGTATCGCACTTCCGGTGACCGCCATCGTGACCACGCCAGAAGGCAAGACCGGTGTGATGGTCTTTACCCCCACGGGCGCGGACGCGGGCTCGGTGACATGGACCGAAGTAGAGATCGCGCCCAACCAGTTCGGCACGTTTGATGTGCTCTCCGGTGTGGAGGACGGCGACGAAGTCGTTCTCACCGGGGGCGCCGCGCTCAAGGACGGGCAGGCGGTGCGCCGCTTTGTCGGTTTCAGCAATTGAGGCTCTGAAACATGGACATTGCACGCGGATCAATTCAACGGCCGCTTTATACGTGGCTGATCATGCTGTTTGCCCTCTTTGGGGGCATCTGGGGCTTTCTCTCGCTGGGTCGATTGGAAGACCCTGCCTTCACCATCAAACAGGCGGTGATCCAGACGACTTATGCCGGCGCCAGCGCCGAGCAGGTGGCCCTGGAGGTGTCCGAACCTCTGGAATCCGCCATCCAGAAGATGGAGGAAGTCAAGGAAATCACCTCCATGAACCGCCCCGGCGTATCGATCATCGAAGTGGAGATGCGCGACACCTATGACGGCTCGGAGTTGCCACAGATCTGGACCAAACTGCGCGCAAAGGTGCGTGATGCGGCCCGTGGCCTGCCGGATGGCGTCAGCGAGCCGCTGGTGAACGACAGCTTTGGGGACGTGTTCGGTATCTTCTATGCGGTAACGGCTGAAGGGTTTTCCGACCGCGAGAAATACGAGCTATCGACCTTCCTGCGCCGCGAGTTGTTGACCGTGGACGGTGTGGCGGATGTCGATATCTCGGGGCTGCGCAAAGAGACAATCTATGTCGAACCCGACATGCCGATTGCCACCAACCTTGGGGTTTCGGTCAATGCGATCGCCAACGCCGTTGCCACTTCGAACTCGGTGACACCGGCGGGAGAGATCAAGGCCGGACCGATGAACACCATTCTGCAAACTCCCGAAGGCTCGGATTCCGTTTCGGAGATTGCGGGTCTGACGGTGGGCGTCGGGGGTGAGACCATCAACATCATCGACATCGCAAATGTTTGGCGCGGACGAGAGATCGACCCGTCGCTGATGATCCGCTTTGACGGGGTTGAGGCCTTTACCCTTGGGGTGTCCGGGATCGCCAATGAAAACATTGTGGATGTTGGTCATCGCGTGGACGCCAAGCTGGCGGAGCTGGACAGCGACATTCCCTTTGGCGTGGAACTGCATCCGATCTATCAGCAGCATATCGTTGTGGAGCAGGCGTCCAATGATTTCCTCGTGAACCTTGCCATGTCGGTGGCCATTGTGATCGTGGTGCTGGCGCTCTTCATGGGGTGGCGCGCGGCCATTGTGGTCGGGACAACCCTGCTGCTGACGGTGGTGGGGACGCTCTTCTTCATGGCGCTGTTTTCAATCGAGATGGAACGCATCTCGCTTGGGGCGTTGATCATCGCCATGGGCATGCTCGTCGATAACGCCATCGTGGTGGCGGAGGGGATGCAAATCTCCATGCAAAAAGGCAGATCCTCGCGTGAAGCCGCGCAGGAGGCGGCCTCGAAGACCCAGATCCCTCTGTTGGGCGCGACGGTGATTGGCATCATGGCCTTTGCCGGGATCGGGCTCAGCCCGGACGCCACGGGCGAGTTCATGTTCTCGCTCTTTGCCGTGATCGGAATTTCGCTTCTGCTGAGCTGGATTCTTGCGCTGACGGTCACGCCGCTCTTGGGGCATTACTTCTTTAAACGCGGTTCGGGAGACGATCAGGACAGCTACAACGGGCTGTTGTTTCGCAGCTACGGCGCTCTGCTGCGCGGCGCACTCAAGGCGCGCTGGCTTGTGGTGGTCGGCCTGATTGGCGTGACTGTGATGTGTTTCATGGGGTTTGGCCTCATCAAGCAGCAGTTCTTTCCGAACTCCAACACGCCGTTGTTCTATGTGCACTACAAGTTGCCACAGGGCACCGCGATCGAAGCAACCTCTGCGCATATGGCTGAAATG
This window contains:
- a CDS encoding efflux RND transporter permease subunit, which produces MDIARGSIQRPLYTWLIMLFALFGGIWGFLSLGRLEDPAFTIKQAVIQTTYAGASAEQVALEVSEPLESAIQKMEEVKEITSMNRPGVSIIEVEMRDTYDGSELPQIWTKLRAKVRDAARGLPDGVSEPLVNDSFGDVFGIFYAVTAEGFSDREKYELSTFLRRELLTVDGVADVDISGLRKETIYVEPDMPIATNLGVSVNAIANAVATSNSVTPAGEIKAGPMNTILQTPEGSDSVSEIAGLTVGVGGETINIIDIANVWRGREIDPSLMIRFDGVEAFTLGVSGIANENIVDVGHRVDAKLAELDSDIPFGVELHPIYQQHIVVEQASNDFLVNLAMSVAIVIVVLALFMGWRAAIVVGTTLLLTVVGTLFFMALFSIEMERISLGALIIAMGMLVDNAIVVAEGMQISMQKGRSSREAAQEAASKTQIPLLGATVIGIMAFAGIGLSPDATGEFMFSLFAVIGISLLLSWILALTVTPLLGHYFFKRGSGDDQDSYNGLLFRSYGALLRGALKARWLVVVGLIGVTVMCFMGFGLIKQQFFPNSNTPLFYVHYKLPQGTAIEATSAHMAEMESWLAARDEVVSTATFVGQGATRFLLTYAGQKANPSYGHLIIRTENLEQIPGLQADLEAWGKAHFPEGEFRTERLVFGPGGGAPVEVRFSGPDPAVLRRLANEAKELLETESDLTRDVRHNWREQELVLKPVYATDRAQTAGVTREAISSALQFSTNGVTTGVFRERERLIPIVMRQPQEDPYNVMNQVVFSETSGSWIPLEQMIDGISYEVQNTLVHRRDRVYTITVGADVLPDVTAATAFGEVQAAIEAIEVPVGYKMEWGGEHENSSEANASLGKQLPLSLLIMVLISVLLFNAIRQPIIIWLLVPMSVNGVVIGLLGTGLPFTFTALLGLLSLSGMLIKNGIVLVEEIDIVRREEGLPLRESIVKASVSRLRPVMLAAITTILGMAPLMSDAFFVSMAVTIMGGLAFATVLTLVAAPVFYLIFFKGVERQEQKAAAA
- a CDS encoding efflux RND transporter periplasmic adaptor subunit, which produces MKMTSIRAVMLGAILATPMAAGVAAQAQDATPEQVLLKPVKLMTANGGSAPLERSFFGQVAAKETVDLAFQVGGQVLKLPITEGDEIPKGGLIAQLDLETFQLQLEQAVLNKQQADRTKERNARLAGTVSQVAIEDAETAAGLAEVALRTAQTNLDHATLYAPFDALVARREVAQFSTVSAGTPIARLHDMSELHVEIDVPELLFQKANESDAFEIVASFPGSSKEYPLQIVEYVAEASAVGQTYRVTLSMEPPEDRHILPGASTTVSVRVSTGLHRIALPVTAIVTTPEGKTGVMVFTPTGADAGSVTWTEVEIAPNQFGTFDVLSGVEDGDEVVLTGGAALKDGQAVRRFVGFSN
- a CDS encoding beta-ketoacyl-ACP synthase III codes for the protein MYTAAITGTGVYTPSERITNAELVKAFNAYVDLQNEKHADEIASGAREPLQYSSEEFILKASGIESRFVMDKSGVLDPEVMHPLLRQRSDDEPGIMAEMAVDAARQALAQAGKSAEDVDLVICAASNMERAYPAVAIEIQQLLGIRGFAFDMNVACSSATFGIQTAADMIRSGSIRAALVVNPEICSGHLEWRDRDCHFIFGDVATATLIERSEDATSAHFEILSTRCATEFSNNIRNNNGYLRRSRPDGVADRRDMQFMQNGRKVFKEVLPMVSQHITDHMTAEGVGAADLKRLWLHQANKTMNDFIGKKVLGRTPEAGEQPNILQDYANTSSAGSIIAFSKFSDDLEAGDTGLICSFGAGYSVGSVLVRRHG
- a CDS encoding MarR family winged helix-turn-helix transcriptional regulator, translating into MTVDHSDIWKLYTPEVQAMMGVFALHWQLEQRLNDVCHEGQLGRSEHQLLLILAQPRRMGELARLTHKTPSAMTAAAAVLEQSNLIRRVRDPGDGRAWLLELTEEGRRRRAQLVDAASGIFYETSGLTREEAEILARLAQKIHNKAVQSGAVAPCEGDQT